The following are encoded in a window of Candida dubliniensis CD36 chromosome 4, complete sequence genomic DNA:
- a CDS encoding pre-mRNA-splicing factor, putative (Similar to S. cerevisiae PRP21;~In S. cerevisiae: involved in the early stages of spliceosome assembly), translating into MDFTTTHYISELHLNKLLSKNATPPAKNKIIITHRWQNNQVILTPNSFIIMTSIPSDIKLPPSDIKQTIDKTVGYVLKNGKSFEERLLTNNKNDKFTFIKQDNEYYPYYKWKLDSLKKTQELTEPFTEDQLQDEENIRIAKPPDLPFLIDLPIISQRDLDVIKATALYIAQNGKQKIPKLLQHETKLNNRAQFEFLNESHSLHGLFQKYIQQYKTVIALYKNSPEENDEEYHLLRQLIQSPRGEYDILTQAYNRAQYIKQNKVIEKREQEESKARQLHYASIDWQDFSLIAKVDFNAIDAVKELSIPLKRDDLIKRSLDARSKDIELPKVAAAAAAAVVATTTPEVINTKDQVQTQDEKQSSSEADNGTPVPSAPPIKGMKIRAAGTSRLKKPSETNTTMTTKNTIKCPITGKLIPENEFDTHIKTLLRDPRYKKEQENYIRKNFSYASNITTDQVYENIKRFVKKRTNIEDENSTKKKKVHK; encoded by the coding sequence ATGGATTTCACCACCACCCATTATATCTCCGAACTTCATCTCAACAAACTTTTATCAAAAAACGCAACACCACCCgcgaaaaataaaataataatcactCATCGTTGGCAAAACAATCAGGTTATACTTACTCCTAATTCCTTTATTATAATGACTTCTATACCGTCTGATATAAAACTACCGCCATCTGATATTAAACAAACCATTGATAAAACAGTAGGCTATGTTCTTAAGAATGGAAAATCTTTTGAAGAACGATTATtgacaaataataaaaatgataaattcaCTTTCATCAAACAAGATAATGAGTATTATCCTTATTATAAATGGAAATTAGACTCATTAAAGAAAACTCAAGAACTAACTGAACCATTCACTGAAGATCAATTACAAGATGAAGAGAATATAAGAATTGCAAAACCACCAGATTTACcctttttaattgatttaccCATTATTTCACAACGTGATCTAGATGTCATTAAAGCAACGGCATTATACATTGCTCAAAATGgtaaacaaaaaatcccaaaattattacaacatgaaacaaaattgaataatcgagctcaatttgaatttttaaatgaatCTCATTCATTACATGGGTTATTTCAAAAGtatattcaacaatatAAAACGGTAATTGCTTTATACAAAAACTCTCCAGAAGAAAATGACGAAGAATATCATTTGTTACGACAACTAATCCAGAGCCCACGAGGAGAATATGATATTTTAACCCAAGCTTATAATCGGGCACaatatataaaacaaaataagGTGATAGAAAAAagagaacaagaagaatcaaaagCTCGACAATTGCATTATGCACTGATAGATTGGCaagatttttcattaattgctaaagttgattttaatGCGATTGATGCAGTTAAAGAATTGAGTATACCGTTGAAACGagatgatttgattaaacGATCATTGGATGCCAGAAGtaaagatattgaattgCCAAAAGtggcagcagcagcagcagcagcagtgGTGGCAACAACCACACCAGAAGTAATTAACACCAAAGACCAAGTTCAAACTCAAGATGAGAAACAATCTAGTTCTGAAGCTGATAATGGTACTCCAGTCCCATCTGCGCCACCAATCAAAGGTATGAAAATTAGAGCTGCTGGGACTTCTAGATTGAAAAAACCACTGGAAACAAACACAACAATGACTACGAAAAACACCATTAAATGTCCTATCACTGGGAAACTAATTCCAGAAAATGAATTCGACACTCATATCAAAACTTTGTTACGTGATCCAAGGtataaaaaagaacaagagAATTATATACGGAAGAATTTCAGTTATGCATCCAATATTACCACTGATCAAGTGTATGAAAATATCAAACGATTTGTCAAGAAAAGGACTAATATCGAAGATGAAAACCtgacaaagaaaaaaaaagtccACAAGTAG
- a CDS encoding RING finger and CHY zinc finger domain-containing protein, putative (homology to human PIRH2 (p53-induced RING-H2 protein) which encodes a ubiquitin-protein ligase;~Similar to Homo sapiens RCHY1 (PIRH2)) — MTPLPDTTTTTTTKTPHQYNDSDSDINDMSRDLDEIGLLNLNNLTSYFSTDRFFSQMPSFEMKNFPLEFTKYVTKYKNYYQDQYKKYNKSFGTSTSTTTTTTEADEMKDISDDSNILDSIKTVLSTRIQMDKFLNDLKLGVNITTAIDRLQPLTDVINETIFLPTDDFSDIENDEIEPEIEKEEITEPVGIAEIVNKCQPLINEIVKPRVGIRNELKRDTRRKRKRKQYKNNIYSNNDSMTSQTSDIDGLTIDEVNELTELNSLDDFVKQDLLRSKIKKIHNLSISQDSKNKLVTKLMMGNYYKYVDEKLSNNDKQLLRPLKNQKLVIEKDDFEEEEPVEETQSKSSLDLVDEVINENDDIEEIQSESESLEGSDDEGEDEVMLTEEDLQPTYHDSLDTILGCSHYQTNCKIECPTCFKWYTCRFCHDSQTTDHKLIRNEVKHILCMYCHTPQIPDSNFCVNCEQELANYFCGKCILYDNDQTKDIYHCDKCGICRLGLGLEKDYFHCDTCNTCLSIDLKGHHKCLSDVTHSNCCICNEDLFSSIHKVVFMKCGHSIHEQCYSKFTKFSSKCPICKKTITNVESQYRILDVEIAQSPLPEPYDKWRCIISCNDCGGKSNTMYHVLGLKCKYCKSYNTNQLKLIKPEEEEDEEEVEILEGEERGKLSNNSRSKNSITQFDANVMKLVKTNLSNNFGIDEEISGYEDDIDVEDEEEEEDDDDDQMGNLINIKKLSENGSNNVSYITSMLQNFVNNATKLSSKEEGK, encoded by the coding sequence ATGACTCCATTACCCGATACGACgacgacaacaacaacaaaaacaccTCATCAATATAATGATAGTGATTCagatattaatgatatgTCTCGTGATTTAGATGAAATTGGATTACTTAACTTGAATAATTTGActtcatatttttcaacagATCGGTTTTTCTCCCAAATGCCTAGTTTTGAAATGAAGAATTTCCCATTAGAATTCACTAAATACGTAACCAAATataagaattattatcaagatcaatataagaaatataataaaagtTTTGGCACTAGTACgagtactactactaccactacaGAAGCCGATGAAATGAAGGATATACTGGATGATAGTAATATTTTAGATTCTATAAAAACAGTTTTATCAACTAGAATTCAAATGGACAAgtttttaaatgatttaaaattagGTGTCAATATCACTACTGCTATTGATCGATTACAACCTTTGACTGATGTGATTAATGAAACGATTTTTTTACCAACAGATGATTTCagtgatattgaaaatgatgaaatagAACCGGAAATtgagaaagaagaaatcacTGAACCAGTAGGAATTGCAGAAATTGTTAATAAATGTCAAccattaataaatgaaattgtcAAACCTCGAGTAGGAATTagaaatgaattaaaaagaGATACCcgaaggaaaagaaaaagaaaacaatataaaaataatatttatagTAATAATGACAGTATGACATCACAAACTAGTGATATTGATGGATTAACTATTGATGAAGTTAATGAATTGACTGAATTGAATTCTTTAGATGATTTTGTCAAACAAGATCTTTTAAGAAGTaagatcaaaaaaatccataatttatcaataagtCAAGATTCAAAGAATAAATTAGTGacaaaattaatgatggggaattattataaatatgttgatgaaaaattatcaaataatgataaacaGTTATTGCGACCATTAAAGAATCAGAAATTGGTCATAGAAAAGgatgattttgaagaagaagaaccgGTAGAAGAAACACAATCAAAACTGTCATTAGATCTAGTAGATGAGgttattaatgaaaatgatgatattgaagaaattcaaTCAGAATCTGAATCACTTGAAGGATCCGACGATGAAGGAGAAGATGAAGTAATGTTGACTGAAGAAGATTTACAACCAACATATCATGATTCATTAGATACTATATTGGGGTGTTCTCATTATCAAACAAATTGTAAAATTGAATGTCCAACATGTTTTAAATGGTATACATGTCGATTTTGTCATGATTCACAAACTACTGATCATAAATTAATAAGAAATGAAGTTAAACATATATTATGTATGTATTGTCATACTCCACAAATTCCTGATTCCAATTTTTGCGTTAATTGTGAACAAGAATTAGCCAATTATTTTTGTGGTAAATGTATTTTATATGATAATGATCAAACTAAAGATATTTATCATTGTGATAAATGTGGGATTTGTCGATTAGGGTTAGGATTAGAAAAAGATTATTTCCATTGTGATACTTGTAATActtgtttatcaattgatttaaaaggTCATCATAAATGTTTATCTGATGTTACTCATTCAAATTGTTGTATATGTAATGAAGATCTTTTTTCCCTGATTCATAAAGTGGTATTTATGAAATGTGGTCATTCTATTCATGAACAATGTTATAGTAAATTTActaaattttcatcaaaatgTCCAATTTGTAAAAAAACTATAACTAATGTTGAAAGTCAATATCGAATATTGGATGTGGAAATTGCTCAAAGTCCATTGCCCGAACCTTATGATAAATGGAGGTGTATTATTTCCTGTAATGATTGTGGTGGGAAAAGTAATACAATGTATCATGTATTGGGGTTGAAATGTAAGTATTGCAAGAGTTATAATaccaatcaattgaaattaatcaaacctgaagaagaagaagacgagGAGGAGGTAGAGATATTGGAAGGTGAAGAAAGAGGAAAATTGAGTAATAATTCTAGAAGCAAGAATTCCATTACTCAATTTGATGCAAATGTGATGAAATTGgtgaaaacaaatttacTGAATAATTTTGgcattgatgaagaaataaGTGGATATGaagatgatattgatgtaGAAGAtgaggaagaagaggaagatgacgatgatgatcaAATGGGtaatttaatcaatattaaaaaattatctgAAAATGGTTCTAATAATGTATCATATATTACTTCAATGCTTCAAAATTTTGTCAATAACGCTACCAAGTTATCATCGAAAGAGGAAGGTAAAtga
- a CDS encoding nuclear envelope morphology protein, putative (Similar to S. cerevisiae NEM1;~In S. cerevisiae: protein required for formation of a spherical nucleus and meiotic division) has product MNSIKSLVNSFDKFYPNSSTFDGSVIPQINDIPEEQEEEELEDDRQTSLLPIQLQSDKSTVDSKDSLSETYTQQMEIEEKGGVDNDEEDEEEDDDDDEEEEEEDSINLIEEKKKQDIDSVKSHQDEQFRSQKQAQQSILFTIIIFILRCVIFLPNNLIIKPILYAYYIITFPIRYTTQQFGSTSYSSKNEDESQISPAIIPEEINDPFVTRANNSQFASTTKPTPESELEPEPEPEPEPEAELPILDECYDKKTEQIKHNNFISNTMKSPTSFSKYMIPPPQRLFPLSRNPEKRRRKKILILDLDETLIHSLSRGSPRSFNPATASKMIEIKLNNISSLYYVYKRPYCDYFLQETSQWFELQIFTASVKEYADPIIDWLEMEILDRKNKRSSNGSATTTTTTTTITTNQTKIFTKRYYRNDCTYRSGVGYIKDLSKFIKDEDLKHVMILDNSPISYALHEENAISIEGWINDQSDKDLLNLLPLLKSLSLAIDVRYILGLKNGEKFIE; this is encoded by the coding sequence ATgaattcaatcaaatcattagTCAATTCTTTTGACAAATTCTATCCCAATAGTAGTACTTTTGATGGTTCAGTGATACCGCAAATAAATGATATACcagaagaacaagaagaagaagaactaGAAGATGATAGGCAAACATCTTTACTACCAATACAATTACAATCTGACAAGTCTACAGTTGACTCCAAAGATTCACTACTGGAAACATATACGCAACAAATGGaaatagaagaaaaaggagGCGTTGATAATGAcgaagaagatgaagaagaagacgacgacgacgacgaagaagaagaagaggaagattCAATAAActtaattgaagaaaagaaaaagcaagATATTGATTCAGTAAAGTCACACCAAGATGAACAGTTTCGACTGCAAAAGCAAGCTCAACAATCAATCCtatttaccattattattttcatacTACGGTGTGTGATTTTTCTCCCtaacaatttaattataaaaCCGATTTTGTATGCATATTATATAATCACTTTCCCCATTAGATACACCACTCAACAATTTGGATCCACTAGTTATAGTtcaaaaaatgaagatgaatcACAAATATCTCCAGCAATTATACCTgaagaaataaatgatCCATTTGTTACCCGGGCAAACAATTCACAATTTGCTAGCACCACTAAGCCAACACCTGAATCAGAACtagaaccagaaccagaaccagaaccagaaccagaagCGGAATTGCCTATTCTTGATGAATGTTACGATAAAAAAACTGAACAAATAAAacataataatttcatatCCAATACAATGAAATCACCAACATCATTTTCTAAATATATGATTCCTCCACCACAACGATTATTCCCATTATCTAGAAATCCTGAGAAAAGAcgaagaaagaaaattttaatacttgatttagatgaaactttaattcattcattatCTAGAGGATCACCTCGATCATTTAATCCAGCAACGGCATCAAAAATGatagaaataaaattaaataatatatcatCGTTATATTATGTTTATAAACGACCTTATTGTGATTATTTCTTACAAGAAACATCTCAATGGTTTGAATTACAAATTTTCACTGCTAGTGTTAAAGAATATGCTGATCCAATAATAGATTGGTTAGAAATGGAAATTCTTGATCGAAAAAATAAACGTAGTTCAAATGGTTCTGctacaaccaccaccactactaccaccatAACTACCAATCAGACGAAAATTTTCACTAAACGATATTATAGAAATGATTGTACTTATAGATCAGGAGTTGGATATATTAAAGATCTTTCgaaatttattaaagatgaagatttaaAACATGTAATGATATTAGATAATTCACCAATTAGTTATGCTTTACATGAAGAAAATGCCATATCTATTGAAGGTTGGATTAATGATCAAAGTGATAaagatttattgaatttattaccattattgaAAAGTTTAAGTCTTGCTATTGATGTAAGATATATATTAGGTTTAAAAAAtggtgaaaaatttatagaataa
- the OPT6 gene encoding oligopeptide transporter protein, putative (member of fungal specific oligopeptide transporter family), with protein sequence MTKKGHEYIQLSTFPQHEQEHEQEQEPESSSTTSPGPPPKLYQGKLTDSQLTFVLLRLGVISDEVYHNHNHNFSLLESDIHISKQTEYIIDKIEQLSITEATEIIREALVDHKGDVNFLIEDYQLLERLISQIPNNIECQDQEITTTTTTIKNDNNLDEFSDIKYPIQSSSPFKNKTYLTIIDWSLQIRLEAALIHYHSPYPEIRAITDPFDDPTIPVETFRAYFIALFWTLIGSLINSFFYQRMPGISLSTHTIQILLLLSGKIWEKLIPKNKFIKINNNWKINLNPGPWNFKEMMLSTIIYSCSASTPYSINNIFVMKLNRFYGLNWVNWIFQILLTISTQLLGFSFAMIMKKVCVYPNKAIWPTILPTIALNKALMNQNNPTTTTSSSTTSSIVHGWKISPYSFFLVTFTISFIYNWIPNYFFKALSLFNWPTWFNPKSIHLVNITGSNIGLGFNPIPSFDWNIIGNGSSMIIPFYTFFNRYLGTFLGFIIILMVYYTNNNWTAYLPINSNRLYNNKAQLYNVHDILNDTNKLFDNEKYQKIGPPYFSAANLVIYGAYFCLYPFAILYHGLTEWNSMKTSFINVWSSIVDAFKSEQEIDFGIESNNDDDNNNNNNNFGLYRQYGRYANDPHCKMMAHYPDVPDWWFITILLISTSFAIAAVWFYPVETPIWGIFFTIIINFIFLIPLTSIASVTGFSFGLNVLVELIVGYAIPNSGIALITLKAYGYNIDSQASNYITDQKLAHYTKIPPRAIFKGQLLSTLLNIIISLIITNWQLNNIENICDPHQKNQFKCPGANTYFYSSIQYGEIGPTKVFGKLYPILKWCFLLGILLVFPCVWLKRKFPNKIIQKYFQPTIIIGGMLDFAPYNLSYFTGGLYISFIFMFYIKKNYLLWWEKYNYILTSGLSAGVAFSTLIIFFTVQYHPYPLKWWGNSIGQQGIEGGEISPIWKNIDTAPDGYIGLRKGHFP encoded by the coding sequence ATGACGAAAAAAGGACACGAATACAttcaattatcaacattTCCACAACACGAACAAGAACAcgaacaagaacaagaaccCGAATCAAGTTCAACAACATCCCCTGGACCACCACCAAAGCTATATCAAGGGAAACTTACAGATTCACAATTAACATTTGTACTTTTACGATTAGGTGTAATTAGTGATGAAGtttatcataatcataatcataatttttcattattggaATCTGATATTCATATTTCTAAACAAACAgaatatattattgataaaattgaacaattatCTATAACAGAAGCAACTGAAATTATTCGTGAAGCATTAGTAGATCATAAAGGAGAtgttaattttttaattgaagattatcaattattagaaaGATTAATTAGTCAAATCCCCAACAATATTGAATGTCAAGATCAAGaaattactactactactaccacaattaaaaatgacaataatcttgatgaattttctgatataaaatatccaattcaatcatcatcacccTTTAAGAACAAGACTTATTTAACTATAATTGATTGGTCATTACAAATTCGATTAGAAGCAgcattaattcattatcattcaCCATATCCAGAAATACGAGCCATTACTGATCCATTTGATGATCCAACTATTCCTGTTGAAACATTTAGAGCTTATTTTATTGCATTATTTTGGACACTTATTggatcattaattaatagttttttttatcaaagaATGCCTGGTATATCATTAAGTACTCATACTAtacaaattttattattacttaGTGGGAAAATTTGGGAAAAATTAATtcctaaaaataaattcattaagattaataataattggaaaattaatttaaatccTGGTCCATGGAATTTTAAAGAAATGATGTTAAGTACAATAATTTATCTGTGTTCAGCTTCAACTCCTTATctgataaataatatttttgtaatgaaattaaatcgATTTTATGGATTAAATTGGGTTAATTggattttccaaattttattaacaatatcaacTCAATTACTTGGATTTAGTTTTGCtatgattatgaaaaaAGTTTGTGTTTATCCAAATAAAGCAATTTGGCCAACAATTTTACCAACAATAGCTTTAAATAAAGCtttaatgaatcaaaataatcctactactactactagtagtagtactacTAGTAGTATTGTTCATGGTTGGAAAATATCTCcttattcattttttttagtgACTTTTACTATTAGTTTCATATATAATTGGATtccaaattattttttcaaagcattatcattatttaattggCCAACTTGGTTTAATCCTAAACTGATTCATTTAGTTAATATTACTGGATCAAATATTGGATTAGGATTTAATCCAATCCCATCATTTGATTGGaatattattggtaatggttCAAGTATGATAATTCCATTTTATACATTTTTTAATCGTTATTTAGGAACATTTTTaggatttattattattttaatgGTTTAttatactaataataattggaCAGCTTATTtaccaattaattcaaatcgattatataataataaagctCAATTATATAATGTTCATGATATACTTAATGATaccaataaattatttgataatgaaaaatatcaaaaaattggtCCACCATATTTTTCTGCAGCAAATTTAGTGATTTATGGTGCTTATTTTTGTCTTTATCCTTTTGCTATATTATATCATGGATTAACTGAATGGAATTCTATGAAAACAAGTTTTATTAATGTTTGGAGTTCAATAGTTGATGCATTTAAACTGGAACAAGAGATTGATTTCGGgattgaatcaaataatgacgacgacaacaacaacaacaacaacaactttgGATTATATCGCCAATATGGGAGATATGCTAATGATCCTCATTGTAAAATGATGGCTCATTATCCTGATGTACCTGATTGGTGGTTTataacaatattattaattagtACTCTGTTTGCTATAGCTGCGGTATGGTTTTACCCTGTTGAAACACCAATTTGGGGGATTTTTTTCactattatcattaattttatttttttaatccCTTTAACATCAATTGCTTCAGTCACAGGATTTTCATTTGGATTAAATGTTcttgttgaattaattgttggATATGCTATACCTAATTCTGGTATTGCTTTAATTACTTTAAAAGCTTATGgatataatattgatagTCAAGCCAGTAATTATATTACTGATCAAAAATTAGCTCATTATACTAAAATCCCACCTCGAGCAATTTTTAAAGgtcaattattatcaactttattaaatattataatatcattaattataACTAATTGgcaattaaataatattgaaaatatttgtGATCCtcatcaaaaaaatcaatttaaatgTCCTGGAGCAAATActtatttttattcaagTATTCAATATGGAGAAATTGGTCCAACAAAAGTTTTCGGGAAATTATATCCAATTTTAAAATGGTGTTTCCTTTTAGGAATATTATTAGTTTTCCCTTGTGTTTGGTTAAAACGTAAATTTcctaataaaattattcaaaaatattttcaacCAACAATTATAATTGGTGGTATGTTAGATTTTGCTCCTTATAATTTACTGTATTTCACTGGAGGattatatatttcttttattttcatgttttatattaaaaaaaattatttactTTGGTGggaaaaatataattatattttaacTAGTGGATTATCTGCTGGAGTTGCTTTTAGTactttaataatttttttcacaGTTCAATATCATCCTTATCCATTAAAATGGTGGGGGAATTCAATTGGTCAACAAGGTATTGAAGGTGGAGAAATTTCAccaatttggaaaaatattgatactGCTCCTGATGGTTATATTGGGTTAAGAAAAGGTCATTTCCCATAG